The following coding sequences lie in one Miscanthus floridulus cultivar M001 chromosome 9, ASM1932011v1, whole genome shotgun sequence genomic window:
- the LOC136483390 gene encoding xylan O-acetyltransferase 3-like, with protein sequence MAKPPPPTSISTSTSDPALPTTTSAPKSSSRPAAAGLLAPLAASARSLLASARRSPVTTLAAAFFLLALVMYGEDARTIAELSIDDYLYPDADLYNVSGLPPLALPPPTCDLSRGRWVFDNVSVPAYREKDCTFLTKQITCLANGRPDDMWQYWRWQPNDCALPTFDARRFMEAMRGKRLMFVGDSLNRNQWESLVCLVQPILSKGRKKIVKRGSFNTFYAKEYRATLEFYWAPFLVESNSDNPNFHSIKERIISPERIENHAKNWKDVDYLIFNTYIWWMNNADIKVRRPSSKYWSENDEVPRIEAYGQVFKTWSDWLNDNIDPARTSVFFMTISSPHLSPQNWGNPDGIKCVKETLPYQNYSQPLDLYHDMRLYDLVVNVARSMEKVPVSVIDITKMSDYRKDAHTGLYTFRQGKLLTPKQKEDPEKFADCIHWCLPGVPDVWNQILYTRILSKSSWHSNFSPPPSQSLPVPPQ encoded by the exons ATGGCCAAGCCACCGCCGcccacctccatctccacctccacctccgaccCCGCGCTCCCAACCACCACCTCGGCCCCCAAGTCGTCgtcccgccccgccgccgcgggCCTCCTCGCCCCACTCGCCGCCTCCGCGCGCTCCCTCCTCGCCTCGGCGCGTCGCTCCCCGGTGACCACGCTCGCCGCCGCCTTCTTCCTCCTGGCGCTCGTCATGTACGGCGAGGACGCCCGCACCATCGCCGAGCTCTCCATCGACGACTACCTCTACCCGGACGCCGACCTCTACAACGTCTCCGGCCTGCCGCCCCTCGCGCTGCCGCCGCCCACCTGCGACCTCTCCCGCGGCCGCTGGGTCTTCGACAACGTCTCCGTCCCGGCGTACCGGGAGAAGGACTGCACCTTCCTCACCAAGCAGATCACCTGCCTCGCCAACGGCCGCCCCGACGATATGTGGCAGTACTGGAGATGGCAGCCCAACGACTGCGCCCTCCCCAC GTTCGACGCCCGGAGATTCATGGAGGCGATGCGCGGGAAGCGGCTGATGTTCGTGGGGGACTCGCTGAACCGGAACCAGTGGGAGTCGCTGGTGTGCCTGGTGCAGCCCATCCTGTCCAAGGGCAGGAAGAAGATCGTCAAGCGGGGCTCCTTCAACACCTTCTACGCCAAGGAGTACCGCGCCACGCTCGAGTTCTACTGGGCGCCCTTCCTCGTCGAGTCCAACTCTGACAACCCCAACTTCCACAGCATCAAGGAACGGATCATCAGTCCCGAGCGGATCGAGAACCACGCCAAGAACTGGAAGGATGTTGACTACCTCATCTTCAACACCTACATCTGGTGGATGAACAACGCCGACATCAAAGTCAG GAGACCGAGTTCGAAGTACTGGTCTGAGAACGACGAGGTTCCCAGGATTGAGGCGTATGGCCAAGTGTTCAAGACGTGGTCTGATTGGCTCAATGACAACATCGATCCTGCCCGCACGTCTGTCTTCTTCATGACGATTTCTTCTCCTCACCTCAG CCCACAGAATTGGGGAAACCCGGATGGGATCAAATGTGTAAAGGAGACGCTTCCGTATCAGAACTACAGCCAACCCCTGGATCTTTATCACGACATGCGGTTGTATGACCTAGTGGTCAATGTGGCCAGGTCCATGGAGAAGGTCCCAGTGTCAGTGATCGATATCACAAAGATGTCAGATTACCGGAAGGACGCCCACACGGGCCTGTACACCTTCCGGCAAGGGAAGCTGCTGACGCCTAAGCAGAAGGAAGACCCAGAGAAGTTCGCGGACTGCATCCACTGGTGCCTTCCTGGCGTGCCAGACGTGTGGAACCAAATACTCTACACGAGGATTCTTTCAAAATCATCATGGCATTCTAATTTTAGCCCCCCTCCATCCCAGTCCCTGCCTGTTCCTCCCCAATGA